One Thiomicrorhabdus sp. genomic region harbors:
- a CDS encoding MATE family efflux transporter: MKINQAAPSCYGEAKTLLRLAVPIFLAQLALTGLGVVDTLMSGRVGVDDLAAIGLGTSIMLPVFIFNTGVLLALTPLVAKAHGAKDHTRIRRFILQTIWVSIPLGFLAAFLLLQSDQLLQHLQLSEAVFALTHDYLIYIAFGMPAVTLYQVFRFFWEGLGTTMPTMWLSFLALLINIPLNALFIYGWEDWVPAYGAAGCGIASAIVMWLMLIFGVLYAYGSKTTSPYMRRLIWRLPSWKNGISEILHLGIPNALALLFEVSLFTFIALFIAALGTEAIAAHQVAISFTSLAFMLPLSLGMAITVRVGKEFGKMDFVHLKLVLKVGFLFSVAIGVFLSLLSFFFREDIVALYTSDISVAVLAGYLFIFAAMYQLSDSIQVTAAGALRGFHDTKITMLVTFVSYWVIGLGLGYFLAFHGGISAPMGVAGFWLGIVLGLSLAALLLGWRLHWRYQKTLTEIEH; this comes from the coding sequence ATGAAGATTAACCAGGCAGCGCCTTCCTGTTACGGTGAAGCCAAAACGTTGCTTCGCCTGGCAGTGCCGATTTTTCTGGCCCAGCTTGCCTTAACCGGATTGGGAGTGGTTGATACTCTGATGTCCGGACGCGTTGGAGTCGATGATCTGGCTGCCATCGGTTTGGGAACCAGTATCATGCTGCCGGTATTTATTTTCAATACCGGTGTACTGCTGGCGTTAACCCCGCTGGTGGCCAAGGCGCATGGAGCAAAAGATCATACCCGAATAAGACGTTTTATCTTGCAGACGATCTGGGTTTCTATTCCTCTGGGATTTCTTGCTGCGTTCTTGCTGTTGCAAAGTGATCAACTGCTGCAACACTTGCAGCTTTCAGAAGCGGTATTTGCCCTAACGCACGACTATTTAATTTATATTGCCTTCGGCATGCCTGCGGTCACTCTTTATCAGGTCTTTCGCTTTTTCTGGGAAGGGCTGGGGACAACAATGCCGACTATGTGGTTGAGTTTTCTGGCTCTTTTGATAAACATTCCGCTGAACGCACTGTTTATCTATGGCTGGGAAGATTGGGTTCCGGCTTATGGTGCGGCAGGCTGTGGAATTGCCAGCGCGATTGTGATGTGGCTTATGCTGATTTTCGGCGTACTTTACGCCTACGGTTCCAAAACAACGTCTCCTTATATGCGCAGGCTTATCTGGCGTTTGCCCTCCTGGAAAAATGGAATTTCCGAGATATTGCATTTAGGCATTCCGAATGCTCTGGCTCTGCTGTTCGAAGTTAGCCTGTTTACCTTCATCGCTTTGTTTATTGCCGCTTTGGGAACCGAAGCAATTGCCGCCCATCAGGTTGCGATCAGCTTTACCTCTCTGGCCTTTATGCTTCCGCTGAGTTTGGGGATGGCGATTACGGTCCGGGTAGGAAAAGAGTTCGGCAAAATGGATTTCGTCCATCTGAAGCTTGTACTTAAGGTGGGTTTTCTGTTTTCCGTCGCTATCGGGGTTTTTCTGTCGTTACTGAGTTTCTTTTTCAGGGAAGACATTGTCGCTTTGTATACTTCGGATATTTCGGTCGCTGTATTGGCAGGTTATCTGTTTATTTTTGCCGCAATGTACCAGCTTTCCGATTCGATTCAGGTGACGGCTGCAGGAGCCTTAAGGGGCTTCCATGATACAAAAATCACCATGCTGGTCACTTTTGTCAGTTACTGGGTTATCGGTTTGGGACTGGGATATTTTTTAGCGTTTCACGGCGGGATTTCTGCTCCTATGGGAGTTGCCGGTTTTTGGCTGGGTATTGTACTTGGCCTGAGTTTGGCAGCACTTTTACTCGGCTGGCGATTGCACTGGCGTTATCAAAAAACCTTAACGGAGATTGAACATTGA
- a CDS encoding YchJ family metal-binding protein: MIDEQECDCGSGKSFTECCGPILAGKKVAESAEALMRSRYCAFKRKNESYLLASWANETRPESIEFTPDLEWVKLQINGRKMGRKKDSEGWVTFVAHYRMGQSGLTGYLHEKSYFRKEADGLWRYVDGEVKSS, encoded by the coding sequence TTGATTGATGAACAGGAATGCGATTGCGGCTCCGGCAAGTCTTTTACCGAGTGCTGCGGCCCGATACTGGCCGGAAAGAAAGTTGCCGAGAGTGCAGAAGCATTGATGAGGTCACGTTATTGTGCTTTCAAACGGAAGAACGAGAGCTATTTACTGGCGAGCTGGGCTAATGAAACCCGTCCGGAATCCATTGAGTTCACTCCTGATCTGGAGTGGGTAAAACTCCAGATCAATGGCCGAAAGATGGGCCGCAAAAAAGACTCGGAAGGTTGGGTAACCTTTGTCGCCCATTATCGGATGGGGCAGTCAGGTCTTACCGGTTATCTGCATGAGAAAAGTTACTTCAGAAAAGAGGCCGACGGTCTTTGGCGTTATGTTGATGGTGAAGTTAAAAGCAGTTAG
- a CDS encoding SPOR domain-containing protein yields MSFTISDLEKEREKILKEIESKAQQISQPLGEIPARNKEPKLGDWLKAADQVLPDKEPQVSDSSGPAMAENNDRSLQLRRKNVAYGIAVLSGTIVFTLAASLFFSHQDLQSQLSDLHQETQKQATLIQSLEEKLSEYENQQNKEQDKASLLPRMDALQAQVADLQSQFDNKLAEGKAESENSTLALLENLVNQKWQLFNQQLTGQTRLAASGEKKSSGTVSLNKQDTPDLAVKQPVAPAAPTSPQAPKIAQNPAQNWLLKQKGKDYILQLASSSNKADLERIVERKKMDKIEILPQNSKQGGLRYILVSRQAFTDKSQASEASQLIKKNFGISAWIRQFEDLSKRLPN; encoded by the coding sequence ATGTCATTTACGATTTCCGATTTAGAAAAAGAACGCGAAAAAATTCTTAAAGAGATAGAAAGCAAGGCCCAGCAAATTTCCCAGCCGCTGGGAGAAATACCGGCAAGAAACAAAGAGCCGAAATTGGGAGACTGGCTAAAGGCGGCCGATCAGGTGTTGCCCGATAAAGAGCCGCAAGTTTCTGATTCTTCCGGGCCAGCAATGGCTGAGAATAATGATCGCAGCCTCCAGCTTCGTCGCAAAAATGTCGCCTATGGCATAGCTGTTTTAAGCGGAACGATCGTATTTACGCTTGCTGCATCGCTGTTTTTCAGCCATCAGGATCTGCAGTCACAACTGAGTGATCTGCATCAGGAAACTCAAAAACAGGCAACGCTGATTCAAAGTCTGGAAGAGAAATTGTCCGAATATGAAAACCAGCAGAATAAAGAGCAGGATAAGGCTTCTCTGCTGCCGCGGATGGACGCCCTGCAGGCGCAAGTTGCAGATTTGCAATCACAATTTGACAACAAGCTGGCAGAAGGCAAGGCTGAGAGTGAGAATAGCACGCTTGCGCTATTGGAAAATCTGGTGAATCAAAAGTGGCAACTTTTCAATCAGCAGTTGACCGGACAAACCAGATTAGCTGCAAGTGGTGAAAAGAAATCAAGTGGTACTGTTTCCTTGAATAAACAGGATACGCCTGATCTGGCGGTTAAACAGCCTGTAGCACCTGCAGCTCCAACGTCTCCTCAAGCACCTAAAATTGCTCAAAATCCAGCACAAAACTGGCTGTTAAAGCAGAAGGGCAAGGATTATATCCTCCAGTTGGCCAGTTCATCCAATAAAGCTGATCTGGAGAGAATCGTCGAGCGCAAAAAAATGGATAAAATTGAAATTTTGCCACAAAACAGCAAGCAGGGCGGGCTTCGTTACATTCTGGTCAGTCGCCAGGCATTTACCGATAAATCTCAAGCTTCCGAAGCCTCACAGTTGATTAAGAAAAATTTCGGTATTTCTGCATGGATTCGTCAGTTCGAAGATTTGAGTAAACGTTTGCCGAACTGA
- a CDS encoding ATP-binding protein has translation MNRLKAASKFKLSIRTRVLIFLMLLTTLPFLAYRFAVDLHRIMLNNQAIVQQQTVENLALILENRTDLWALQIQSGHPTRLAHLNLSNSVLWVVNEYGKTTYVVGQLPKEHFSLHNDFYTAAGKLIIKTFATVIPYSLPYPYPQSLTPEKTLIENALRGRTLQQYRMNRENQPISLMSATPLMLQNRIIGALVLEQKMENLFSESLDYFYRLIGIGALIFVIVIVGVMLHTAALSNRIIRLDNDVKKTYSLQGHLTNLVFPEQKNRFYYDELSDLRQHIDEMLKQLSGYERYLKQLPKTLRHELHNPLNRLSMALTLLEKDTDHSQLEYAQHALAQLKQIIASLSEATSIEDSLHSQTPEAFPIAVMLDHYMHNNMTLHPEWSLSYQCRINKHAMVMGDGFMLEQMMDKLLSNAIDFSDGQQPVHVDCQPLGSDKVIIRVQNSGPALPEGYEQQIFDGMTSIRTLNQGQTHLGLGLYIVKLIVDFHKGNVFAENMHREKDGYDGVRFNIELPLLQQK, from the coding sequence GTGAACAGATTAAAGGCAGCATCCAAATTTAAGTTATCCATTCGCACCCGCGTCTTAATTTTTTTGATGCTGCTTACCACCCTGCCTTTTCTGGCTTACCGCTTCGCGGTCGATCTGCACCGCATCATGCTGAACAATCAAGCCATCGTTCAGCAGCAGACCGTGGAGAACCTGGCACTGATTCTTGAGAATCGAACCGATCTCTGGGCATTACAGATCCAGTCCGGCCATCCAACTCGCCTGGCGCACCTTAACTTATCCAATTCGGTTTTATGGGTTGTGAACGAATACGGTAAAACCACCTATGTGGTCGGCCAACTCCCTAAAGAACACTTCAGCCTTCACAACGATTTTTACACGGCGGCCGGTAAGCTGATCATCAAAACCTTTGCCACCGTTATACCCTATTCGCTCCCATACCCCTATCCGCAGAGCCTGACACCGGAAAAAACTCTGATTGAAAATGCCCTGCGCGGAAGAACGCTTCAACAATACCGCATGAACCGTGAAAATCAGCCGATTTCTCTGATGTCGGCAACCCCGCTCATGTTGCAGAACCGCATTATCGGCGCATTGGTTCTGGAGCAAAAGATGGAAAATCTGTTCAGTGAAAGCTTGGACTACTTCTATCGCCTGATCGGAATCGGGGCTTTGATCTTCGTCATTGTGATTGTCGGCGTTATGCTACATACTGCCGCTTTATCGAATCGCATTATCCGCCTTGACAACGACGTAAAGAAAACCTATAGCCTTCAAGGACATCTGACCAACTTGGTTTTTCCAGAACAGAAAAATCGATTTTACTACGACGAACTTTCCGACCTTCGTCAGCACATTGATGAAATGCTTAAACAATTAAGCGGTTACGAGCGGTACTTAAAACAACTTCCGAAAACATTGAGACACGAACTGCATAATCCGCTGAATCGTCTTTCCATGGCCCTGACCCTGCTCGAAAAAGATACCGACCACAGCCAGCTCGAGTATGCCCAGCATGCCTTGGCGCAACTAAAACAAATTATCGCTTCACTGTCTGAAGCCACCAGTATTGAAGACAGCCTTCACAGCCAAACTCCCGAAGCCTTTCCGATCGCCGTAATGCTTGACCATTACATGCACAACAATATGACCTTACATCCGGAATGGTCCTTGAGCTATCAGTGCCGTATCAACAAGCACGCCATGGTTATGGGCGACGGCTTCATGCTAGAACAAATGATGGATAAACTACTGAGTAATGCCATTGATTTCAGTGATGGTCAGCAACCGGTTCACGTCGATTGCCAACCGCTGGGATCGGACAAAGTCATTATCCGGGTTCAAAATTCAGGTCCGGCTCTACCGGAAGGCTATGAGCAACAAATCTTTGACGGTATGACCTCCATTCGAACCTTGAATCAAGGGCAAACCCACCTCGGATTGGGACTTTATATCGTCAAGCTGATTGTCGATTTTCATAAGGGCAATGTTTTCGCCGAAAATATGCATCGTGAAAAAGACGGTTACGACGGTGTTCGCTTCAATATCGAATTGCCGCTTCTGCAGCAAAAATAA
- a CDS encoding response regulator transcription factor, protein MQNTDYRIAVIEDDPIQLESLVTALQQQGFSVESFTNRQDAEAYFSETLPDLVISDIILGSEIDGGFDLAKHLLSYNQPIPIIFLSERQSEFDIYTGHALGAIDYLPKPISLNVLIVKVKNLLRITSTPKNAESDERSLIDDLELAPEQFKAYWHEKPLDLTATEFEMLKQFATAERGSVISYDALQSATQGVVERNTINTHICRIRNAFKKITPDFNHIHNEYGRGYSWQDKSGGDN, encoded by the coding sequence ATGCAAAATACCGATTATCGAATTGCCGTTATCGAAGACGACCCGATTCAGCTGGAAAGTCTGGTCACCGCTTTGCAGCAACAAGGTTTTAGTGTCGAATCTTTCACAAACCGGCAAGATGCCGAAGCCTATTTTTCCGAAACCCTTCCGGATCTTGTTATCTCTGACATTATTCTCGGTTCGGAAATTGATGGTGGCTTCGATCTTGCCAAACACCTTTTGAGTTACAACCAACCCATTCCGATTATTTTTTTATCCGAACGTCAGTCGGAGTTTGATATTTATACCGGCCACGCTCTGGGCGCCATTGACTACTTGCCGAAGCCGATCAGCTTAAATGTATTGATCGTCAAGGTAAAAAATCTTCTACGCATCACATCCACACCGAAAAATGCTGAAAGCGACGAGCGCTCTCTGATCGACGATCTCGAACTGGCCCCGGAGCAGTTCAAAGCTTACTGGCATGAAAAGCCGCTTGATCTGACGGCAACCGAATTTGAAATGTTAAAGCAATTCGCAACGGCCGAAAGAGGATCGGTAATCTCTTACGATGCCCTGCAATCAGCCACTCAAGGAGTTGTGGAACGTAATACCATTAACACCCATATCTGCCGAATCCGTAACGCTTTTAAGAAAATCACTCCGGATTTTAACCATATTCACAACGAATACGGTCGCGGTTACAGCTGGCAGGATAAAAGCGGCGGCGACAACTGA
- a CDS encoding RNA polymerase factor sigma-54 encodes MALMPGLQINIGQQLKLTPQLQQSIKILQYSALEVQQTIESTLETNFMLEVYDDNEELSGESNTESESESPVDNDAETAPLDIEQASKISEELELDCQWDEVFADHTNLSSQSSSADYVSADTYTASEKSLHDHLYWQSDIYPWTERQQLLAPYLIDDINDEGYLESPLPQLLATIQENEEELGITLEELKEVLGTIQQFEPTGVGARDLQESLLLQLSAVKSTPFVVTAKQLIKEHFDWLTYQDHKRIKKMYALNDEELHHILKLIQSLNPRPGRTFSSTQTEVVVPDLRLRRNRQDGWIVELNADAFPRLAVNAAYVDLASQVQDSNESKKIKEQLAEAKGLIKSIHSRGETLLKVGKFIVEKQQRFFEEGEQAMQPLVLREVAEHLDLHESTISRATNQKYIQTPRGTFELKYFFSSGVSQYGSADQSAIAIKAHIKALIDEEDPKKPLSDSKLMQLLEDKGISVARRTIAKYREALNLPSSSERKKLNKFKF; translated from the coding sequence ATGGCCTTAATGCCCGGTTTACAAATAAATATCGGCCAGCAGTTGAAGCTTACCCCGCAATTGCAGCAGTCTATTAAAATATTGCAGTACTCTGCGCTTGAAGTTCAGCAGACCATTGAATCAACCTTGGAAACCAACTTCATGCTTGAGGTCTACGACGATAACGAAGAACTGTCTGGGGAAAGCAATACAGAATCCGAATCCGAGTCCCCTGTCGATAATGATGCCGAAACGGCGCCTCTCGATATTGAACAGGCCAGCAAAATAAGCGAAGAACTTGAGCTCGACTGCCAATGGGATGAAGTGTTTGCCGATCATACAAATTTATCGAGCCAAAGCAGCTCCGCCGATTATGTCAGCGCTGATACCTACACGGCTTCCGAAAAATCTTTGCACGACCACCTTTATTGGCAATCGGATATTTATCCATGGACGGAAAGACAACAGCTTCTTGCCCCCTATCTGATCGATGATATCAATGATGAAGGTTATCTGGAGTCGCCCTTGCCGCAACTGCTCGCTACCATTCAGGAGAATGAAGAGGAACTGGGCATCACTCTTGAGGAGTTGAAAGAGGTTCTTGGAACCATTCAACAATTTGAACCAACCGGTGTGGGTGCCAGAGATCTTCAGGAATCACTACTCTTGCAGCTATCCGCCGTTAAAAGCACGCCTTTCGTTGTCACAGCAAAGCAGTTAATCAAAGAACATTTTGATTGGCTTACCTATCAGGATCACAAGCGAATCAAGAAAATGTACGCTCTGAATGACGAAGAGCTGCACCATATTTTAAAATTGATTCAATCGTTGAATCCTCGGCCAGGTCGAACTTTTTCATCAACGCAAACCGAAGTTGTCGTTCCGGATTTAAGGTTGAGACGCAACCGACAGGATGGTTGGATTGTCGAATTGAATGCCGATGCTTTTCCTCGTTTGGCCGTCAATGCAGCCTACGTCGATCTTGCCAGTCAGGTGCAGGATTCAAACGAATCCAAAAAAATCAAAGAACAATTGGCCGAAGCCAAGGGATTAATCAAAAGCATTCACAGCCGAGGGGAAACCCTTCTTAAGGTCGGAAAATTCATTGTCGAAAAACAGCAGCGTTTTTTTGAGGAAGGCGAACAGGCAATGCAGCCTTTGGTTCTGCGTGAAGTTGCCGAACACCTCGATTTGCATGAATCAACCATTTCGCGCGCAACCAATCAGAAGTACATTCAGACTCCCCGTGGTACCTTTGAATTGAAATATTTCTTCTCAAGCGGTGTCAGTCAATACGGCAGTGCCGATCAGTCGGCCATCGCAATCAAAGCCCATATCAAAGCTCTGATTGATGAAGAAGACCCCAAAAAACCTTTGAGTGACAGCAAACTGATGCAACTTCTTGAAGATAAAGGGATTTCTGTCGCACGGCGAACCATCGCAAAATATAGAGAAGCACTGAATCTGCCCTCATCAAGCGAGCGAAAGAAATTAAATAAATTCAAATTTTAG
- the arsC gene encoding arsenate reductase (glutaredoxin) (This arsenate reductase requires both glutathione and glutaredoxin to convert arsenate to arsenite, after which the efflux transporter formed by ArsA and ArsB can extrude the arsenite from the cell, providing resistance.) codes for MKTVTLYHNPRCSKSRESYKLLQEKFQDSEIEEIRYLEKTPDLATLQQLCKMLEMQPSELVRKKEALYKELGLHTRNDIDEQEWLEILTQNPKLIERPIIVIGSKAVLGRPPENIHKLLNE; via the coding sequence ATGAAAACCGTTACGCTCTATCATAACCCACGCTGTTCAAAAAGCCGGGAATCCTACAAATTGCTACAAGAAAAATTTCAAGACAGTGAAATCGAAGAAATTCGTTATCTGGAGAAAACTCCTGATCTGGCAACGCTGCAGCAACTCTGTAAGATGCTCGAAATGCAACCAAGTGAGTTGGTTAGAAAAAAAGAAGCTCTGTACAAGGAACTCGGATTACATACGAGAAACGATATCGACGAACAAGAATGGCTGGAAATCCTCACTCAAAATCCCAAATTGATTGAAAGACCAATTATCGTGATTGGTAGCAAAGCCGTCCTGGGACGACCACCTGAAAATATCCACAAACTTTTGAACGAGTAG
- the xseB gene encoding exodeoxyribonuclease VII small subunit encodes MSQPESFKENYRTLQTIAQKLSNNNEIDIDELIPMVDEATKAYQLCKQRIEAVEQALNSRLDAEAEEKIENQ; translated from the coding sequence ATGAGTCAACCGGAAAGCTTTAAAGAAAATTACCGAACTTTGCAGACAATCGCGCAAAAACTCTCCAACAACAATGAAATAGACATCGACGAGCTGATTCCGATGGTAGACGAAGCCACCAAAGCCTATCAATTATGCAAGCAGCGAATTGAAGCCGTTGAACAAGCACTCAATAGTCGCTTGGACGCTGAAGCAGAAGAAAAGATAGAAAATCAATAA